GGCGTGGTCGCCATGACCAAAACCGCCTGCCGTGAACTGGCGAAAAAAGGCATCACGGTGAATGCCATCTGCCCGGGGTTTATCGACACCGATATGACGCGCGGCGTGCCGGAGAATGTCTGGCAAATCATGCTCAGTAAAATCCCTGCGGGCTATGCCGGAGAGGCGCAGGACGTGGGCGAATGCGTGGCGTTTCTGGCATCTGACGGGGCGCGCTATATCAACGGTGAAGTGATTAATGTCGGCGGCGGCATGGTGCTGTAAGGAGAACGCGATGACACAGGCAAATGACATTGTGGTGATAAGCGGTGTGCGCACCGCCATTGGCACATTTAACGGCAGCTTTAAACATACCCACCAGCACGATCTGGGTGCGGCGGTGATTCGCGAAGCGGTCAGCCGTGCCGGGCTGGCCCCCCGGGAGGTGGATGAAGTGATCGTTGGCAACGTGGGGCAGATTGCCGAAAGCGGTTTTATCGCCCGGGTCTGCCAGCTGCGGGCCGGGATCCCCCGGGAGAGCACCGCCTACTCGGTTAACCGCCAGTGCGGCTCCGGGTTGCAGGCCCTGGCAAACGGCATGATAGCGCTGCAAAGCGGCCAGGCGGATGTGGTGGTTGCCTGCGGAACGGAAAATATGACGCAGCTACCCTACTACCTGCGCCACGCGCGCAATGGCTACCGCATGGGCAACGGCGAGCTGGAAGATGGCCTGCTCTCAATACTCACCTGGCCGGAAGGGCCTTATCACAACGGTATCACGGCGGAAAATGTCGCGGAGCGCTTCGGCATCACCCGCGAAGCGATGGACGACTTTGCCTGGTCAAGCCAGCAAAAAGCGCTAAATGCCATCAACAGGGGATACTTTCGCGAGCAGATCCTCCCGCTTAACGTGCCGGACGGCAAAAAAGCGACCCGCCTGTTCAGTACCGATGAACACCCGCGTGATACCCCACGCGACAAGCTCGCGACGCTGCGCCCGGCATTTAAAACCGGCGGCCTGG
This Shimwellia blattae DSM 4481 = NBRC 105725 DNA region includes the following protein-coding sequences:
- a CDS encoding thiolase family protein — protein: MTQANDIVVISGVRTAIGTFNGSFKHTHQHDLGAAVIREAVSRAGLAPREVDEVIVGNVGQIAESGFIARVCQLRAGIPRESTAYSVNRQCGSGLQALANGMIALQSGQADVVVACGTENMTQLPYYLRHARNGYRMGNGELEDGLLSILTWPEGPYHNGITAENVAERFGITREAMDDFAWSSQQKALNAINRGYFREQILPLNVPDGKKATRLFSTDEHPRDTPRDKLATLRPAFKTGGLVTAANASGINDGAAALVMTTRRHAEKRGLTPRMRIRGWAVAGCSADIMGFGPSPATRRLMERLDMDVRSVDVIELNEAFAAQALAVINDLHLDPQRVNVNGGAIALGHPVGASGAILPVKLMYEMARSGARTGLVTLCIGGGQGISMLFEREGA